In Sphingobacteriaceae bacterium, the following are encoded in one genomic region:
- a CDS encoding Rieske (2Fe-2S) protein encodes MAYHWKKIFDKEENSENYMDTGALINIFFKGEKICITKTEKGIFAFSDRCPHNGASLSQGFCTSKNEIVCPVHRYSFDISSGKATSGSAFALKIFPIEIRNDGVYVGVKASWWEM; translated from the coding sequence ATGGCTTATCACTGGAAAAAAATATTTGATAAGGAGGAAAACAGTGAGAATTATATGGACACTGGCGCTCTTATTAATATTTTTTTTAAAGGAGAAAAAATTTGTATTACTAAAACGGAAAAAGGAATTTTTGCTTTTTCTGATCGTTGTCCGCACAACGGCGCAAGTTTAAGTCAAGGTTTTTGTACCTCTAAAAATGAAATTGTTTGTCCGGTTCATCGTTATTCTTTCGATATTTCTTCCGGTAAAGCTACTTCAGGTTCGGCATTTGCATTAAAAATTTTTCCGATTGAAATAAGAAATGATGGAGTTTATGTAGGTGTTAAGGCTTCGTGGTGGGAAATGTGA